The following are from one region of the Rhipicephalus microplus isolate Deutch F79 chromosome 1, USDA_Rmic, whole genome shotgun sequence genome:
- the LOC119178060 gene encoding uncharacterized protein LOC119178060, with protein MRAINRELTIRGIKERVDLLIGYFRQQDTVNLRKSGTEEQYGEREQLLQDVSDLMREVDYAPRTVPRKANGMGLSKKTAWGHDSPLNN; from the exons ATGAGAGCGATAAATCGCGAGCTGACCATTCGCGGCATCAAAGAGCGAGTGGACCTCCTCATCGGATATTTTCGACAGCAGGACACAGTGAACCTGAGGAA GTCCGGCACCGAAGAACAATATGGAGAGCGGGAGCAGCTGCTTCAGGACGTATCGGACCTCATGAGGGAGGTCGATTATGCCCCGAGAACCGTGCCGCGGAAGGCAAACGGCATGGGACTGTCGAAAAAAACGGCGTGGGGCCACGACAGCCCACTCAACAACTAG
- the LOC119178164 gene encoding uncharacterized protein LOC119178164 has translation MPPTSVLEDPFLMGLLKWSEIEDLLCLEVFQYTRRDPLSRHGLLNIESMDRGQFRTYFRFERDDVRSLCRALQVPENVTTPQGVHVSGVEALCLTLRRLAYPNRLRELEPLFGRHYSVISSATNAVLAHIDSTFGHLLRDVNNHTWLDIAKLRLFSEAVHSKGAPLHNCWGFIDGTARAICRPSKDQKRFFSGHKRFHALKYQSIMCPNGIICQLNGPYVGSRHDAGILRKSNTYRKLEKLAKGHSFCLYGDPAYPLRPLLLKPYGGNVTVQQRAFNKRMSSVRQAVEWGFGKIAGLFAFLDFRKNQRLKRQNVSRMYKVGTILANCHTCMYSSQVSQYFQVEPPQLEEYLRPKN, from the exons ATGCCTCCGACGAGTGTGCTAGAGGACCCATTTTTGATGGGTCTTTTAAAGTGGTCCGAAATCGAGGACTTGTTGTGCCTCGAAGTCTTCCAATACACTCGGCGAGACCCGCTGTCACGACATGGCCTCTTGAACATCGAGAGCATGGACAGAGGACAATTTCGCACGTATTTTAGGTTTGAAAGAGATGATGTGCGAAGCCTGTGCCGTGCACTACAAGTGCCTGAAAATGTGACAACGCCGCAGGGCGTGCACGTTTCCGGAGTTGAGGCACTCTGCCTTACGCTACGGCGTTTGGCTTATCCCAATAGGCTGCGAGAACTGGAGCCGCTGTTCGGGCGGCATTATTCAGTGATTTCTTCAGCCACTAATGCAGTGCTCGCGCACATTGACAGCACGTTTGGACATCTGCTGCGAGATGTGAATAACCACACCTGGCTGGACATCGCTAAACTCCGACTCTTTTCCGAG GCTGTGCATTCCAAAGGGGCGCCGTTGCATAACTGTTGGGGCTTCATCGACGGGACAGCGCGAGCCATTTGCCGTCCATCGAAGGACCAGAAGCGGTTCTTTTCAGGGCATAAGCGCTTTCACGCCCTTAAATATCAGTCCATTATGTGTCCTAATGGAATCATTTGCCAACTGAACGGTCCGTACGTCGGCAGCCGGCATGACGCAG GTATCCTTCGAAAGAGCAACACCTATCGCAAGCTAGAGAAGCTTGCCAAAGGCCACAGCTTTTGTTTGTATGGTGACCCTGCCTATCCACTGCGACCTCTGCTGCTGAAACCTTATGGCGGGAACGTGACTGTGCAGCAGCGGGCATTCAACAAGAGAATGAGTTCCGTTAGACAAGCAGTCGAATGGGGTTTCGGAAAGATTGCAGGCTTGTTTGCTTTTCTGGATTTTCGTAAAAATCAGAGACTCAAACGGCAGAACGTGTCACGCATGTACAAAGTTGGCACAATACTTGCTAATTGCCACACTTGTATGTATAGCTCACAGGTATCTCAATACTTTCAAGTTGAACCTCCTCAGCTGGAAGAATATTTGAGACCAAAGAACTGA
- the LOC142799190 gene encoding uncharacterized protein LOC142799190, whose protein sequence is MAASGDGTFSASAAAWLSPAQRKPRKRFRIDEDLCLLKEVVCTDPFSNPAAWEDVLRNVMRAINRELTIRGIKERVDLLIGYFRQQDTVNLRKSGTEEQYGEREQLLQDVSDLMREVDYAPRTVPRKANGMGLSKKNGVGPRQPTQQLASSKARRAQALLIRDAAMASLPAVRASDDGQKNGK, encoded by the exons atgGCTGCCTCCGGAGATGGCACGTTTTCCGCGAGTGCTGCAGCTTGGCTGTCACCTGCCCAGCGCAAGCCGCGAAAACGCTTTCGCATCGATGAAGATTTATGCCTCTTGAAAGAAGTGGTGTGTACTGACCCATTCAGCAATCCCGCCGCGTGGGAGGACGTGCTTCGAAACGTCATGAGAGCGATAAATCGCGAGCTGACCATTCGCGGCATCAAAGAGCGAGTGGACCTCCTCATCGGATATTTTCGACAGCAGGACACAGTGAACCTGAGGAA GTCCGGCACCGAAGAACAATATGGAGAGCGGGAGCAGCTGCTTCAGGACGTATCGGACCTCATGAGGGAGGTCGATTATGCCCCGAGAACCGTGCCGCGGAAGGCAAACGGCATGGGACTGTCGAAAAAAAACGGCGTGGGGCCACGACAGCCCACTCAACAACTAGCATCGTCCAAGGCGCGCAGAGCCCAGGCTCTGCTAATTAGGGACGCTGCAATGGCATCTTTACCCGCTGTCCGGGCCTCAGACGACGGACAGAAAAATGGCAAGTAA